CGGCCGGCAGCGTGTTGTACACCGAAAACGATGTGGCCCCGAGGTGTTGGGCGCCGATTTCGAAGGGGTAGAACTCGATCCGGTTGGCCATCATCAGCGAGACCGTGTCGCCGCGCCGAACCCCCAGCCCCGCCAGGCCGGCGGCGACCTTGCGCACCTGCGTCGCGAGCTCTCGCCACGTCAACGTCTGGGTGTCGCCGGGCGTGCGGAGCGCGACGGCATTCGGGTCGATGTCGGCGGTGCGCTGGAACGCCTCGCACAGGGTGGCCGGATGCTCGGCAGTCGTCATTTCCGTAGCGTACGTCGGCGCCCAGGGCGCGGATACGTTTTCAGGTGCCGGGACGCCAGAGCTGCACCGTGCTCGTCGCGCCGGCGGGCAGCTCCAACAGTTCGATCGGTGTGTCGTCGGGGTCGTAGATGAAGAACATCCGCACGCCCCCGATATCGACGGGTGGGTCGGCCCGCACGCCGGGGTGCAGGCGCACCACGTCGTCGTAGGCCGCGTCGAGATCGTCGACCCGGAACGACATGTTGGTGTAGCCCAGGTGCGGGCCGCTGGGACATTCGGGCACCG
The sequence above is drawn from the Mycobacterium marseillense genome and encodes:
- a CDS encoding VOC family protein, whose translation is MSQPRPLAVQNFSHLCVGVSDIEASLAFYTAVLGMDVVFDVELAGAGLDSVTGGAAQQGRMIGGLIGGTMIELLSLGAVPECPSGPHLGYTNMSFRVDDLDAAYDDVVRLHPGVRADPPVDIGGVRMFFIYDPDDTPIELLELPAGATSTVQLWRPGT